A stretch of the Erinaceus europaeus chromosome 23, mEriEur2.1, whole genome shotgun sequence genome encodes the following:
- the LOC132535614 gene encoding zinc finger protein 14-like, producing MTFLMKNYKGTIPQKSSITTKEVNKVLLLFVHISLNNFSLFYSNIVNITEAKERSQNGEKPQECELNKNVFTYSCHLPKQKRIHIGEKSYECKQCSKTFNCSSYLRKHKRIHSGEKPYECKQCSKTFRQSSHLREHEKTHSEEKPYECKQCIKTFRRSSNLRVHERTHTGEKPYECKQCSKTFRRSNNLREHERTHCGEKPYECKQCGKTFSCSSHLRTHETTHSGVKPYECKQCSKAFKFSYSLRRHEITHSGDNSYECKQCCKTFTQSSHLQKHERTHRRVKHYECKQCHKAFRFSSFLRTHERIHSGEKPYECKQCSKAFSQLSNLRTHERTHSGEKPYECKQCTKTFSQLSNLRTHERTHNGEKPYECKQCSKTFSQSCSLRTHERTHNGEKPYKCTQCNKTFRFSNSFRTHERSHSGEKTNECEQSSKIFPYSSGI from the exons atgacattcctgatg aaAAATTACAAGGGGACCATTCCACAAAAGAGCAGCATAACCACCAAAGAAGTAAACAAAG ttttgcttttgtttgttcatATCTCATTAAATAACTTCTCATTGTTTTACAGTAATATAGTCAATATCACTGAAGCCAAAGAAAGAAGTCAAAATGGTGAAAAACCTCAAGAATGTGAATTAAACAAGAATGTATTCACTTATTCTTGTCATCttccaaaacaaaaaagaattcacaTTGGAGAGAAatcttatgaatgtaaacaatgtagtaagacATTCAATTGTTCCAGTTATCTTCGAAAgcataaaagaattcacagtggagagaaaccttatgaatgtaaacaatgtagtaaaacattcaggcaatctAGTCATCTTCGGGAACATGAAAAAACTCATAGTgaagagaaaccttatgaatgtaaacaatgtattAAAACATTCCGGCGATCTAGTAATCTTCGAGTACATGAACGAACacacactggagagaaaccctatgaatgtaagcaATGCAGCAAAACATTCAGGCGATCCAATAATCTTCgggaacatgaaagaactcactgtGGGGAGAAGCCATATGAATGCAAACAATgtggtaaaacattcagttgttccagtcatcttcggacacatgaaacaACCCACAGTGGAgtgaaaccttatgaatgtaaacaatgtagtaaagcattcaaaTTTTCCTATTCTCTTAGGAGGCATGAAATAACTCATAGTGGAGATAactcctatgaatgtaaacaatgttgtAAAACATTCACTCAATCCAGTCATCTTCAGaagcatgaaagaactcacagacGAGTGAAacactatgaatgtaaacaatgtcatAAAGCATTTAGATTTTCCAGTTTTCTTAGGactcatgaaagaattcacagtggtgaaaaaccctatgaatgtaaacaatgtagtaaagcattcagtcaaTTATCTAATCTTCGGACACacgaaagaactcacagtggagaaaaaccctatgaatgtaaacaatgtactaaAACATTTAGTCAATTATCTAATCTTCGGACACACGAAAGAACTCACAATGGagaaaaaccctatgaatgtaaacaatgtagtaaaacattcagtcaatcatgttctcttcggacacatgaaagaactcacaatggagagaaaccTTATAAATGTACACAATGTAATAAAACATTCAGATTTTCCAATTCTTTTAGGACACATGAAagatctcacagtggagagaaaaccAATGAATGTGAACAAAGTAGTAAAATATTCCCCTACTCTTCAGGTATATGA